In the Caldibacillus debilis DSM 16016 genome, one interval contains:
- a CDS encoding DUF1054 domain-containing protein, with amino-acid sequence MEFQGFVDEDFEVFHIGGLEKRMEGIRARIQPKFRALGEKLAPRLSHMTGEEMFLHIAKHARRKVNPPADTWLALSVDKRGYKKMPHFQVGLFDDRVFIWLAYINELENKRRFGEKLLENLKMIKETVPGDFVVSADHTKKEGTFLREADLQKMLERFVGVKKEEFLLGKYIHRGDPVLHKGKELEKIIVETFETLVPVYRASFS; translated from the coding sequence GTGGAATTTCAGGGATTTGTCGATGAGGACTTCGAGGTTTTTCATATCGGCGGTTTGGAGAAGCGGATGGAGGGGATCAGGGCCAGGATCCAGCCGAAATTCCGGGCGTTGGGGGAAAAATTGGCGCCCCGGCTTTCGCACATGACCGGAGAAGAAATGTTTTTGCATATCGCCAAACATGCCAGGAGGAAAGTGAATCCTCCCGCGGATACATGGCTGGCCCTTTCCGTCGACAAGCGCGGCTATAAAAAAATGCCCCATTTCCAAGTGGGATTGTTTGATGACCGGGTATTCATCTGGCTGGCCTACATCAATGAACTGGAAAACAAGCGGCGGTTCGGCGAAAAATTGCTGGAAAACCTGAAAATGATCAAGGAAACCGTCCCCGGAGATTTCGTCGTGTCCGCCGACCATACGAAAAAAGAGGGAACGTTTTTGCGGGAAGCGGATCTGCAAAAGATGCTGGAACGGTTTGTTGGCGTGAAGAAGGAAGAGTTTTTGCTGGGGAAATATATCCATCGGGGAGACCCGGTTTTGCACAAGGGGAAGGAATTGGAAAAAATCATCGTAGAAACCTTTGAAACCCTCGTTCCGGTTTATCGGGCATCCTTTTCTTAA
- a CDS encoding aminotransferase class I/II-fold pyridoxal phosphate-dependent enzyme: MKQELTPLFTGLVEHIKRNPVQFHIPGHKKGFGIEPEFRNFIGENALSMDLINIAPLDDLHHPEGIIKEAQELAAEAFGADHTFFSVQGTSGAIMAMIMAVVGPHDKIIVPRNVHKSVMAAIVFSGATPVFVHPEVDHEFGISHGISPGAVKRALEEHPDAKAVLVINPTYFGVCCHLRQIVDIAHSYGVPVLVDEAHGAHIHFHERLPLSSMQAGADMAATSVHKLGGSMTQSSILNVKEGLVNVDRVRAVLSMLTTTSTSYLLMASLDAARKQLATRGRELLEKTIGLADYLREEINKIPPLRCMGKEILGSGAVHDLDPTKLTICVKDLGISGHDAEKYLREAHNIEVELSDLYNVLCIITFGDTKREADLLIEALKDMVKTFLPQAAKKDVQVLLPEIPKLALSPREAFYAETEAVPFEKSAGRISAEFVMVYPPGIPIFIPGEMITEENLYYIQKNMEAGLPVQGPEDRELKWLRVIKE, translated from the coding sequence TTGAAACAGGAACTCACGCCATTGTTTACAGGGCTCGTTGAGCACATAAAAAGAAATCCCGTCCAGTTCCATATTCCCGGCCATAAAAAAGGGTTCGGAATCGAACCGGAATTCCGCAATTTTATCGGAGAGAACGCGTTGTCCATGGACTTGATCAATATCGCGCCGTTGGACGATTTGCACCATCCGGAAGGGATCATCAAAGAAGCCCAGGAGCTCGCCGCGGAGGCCTTCGGTGCCGATCACACCTTCTTTTCCGTGCAGGGGACTTCCGGCGCCATCATGGCGATGATCATGGCGGTTGTCGGTCCGCATGACAAGATCATCGTCCCCCGGAATGTGCATAAATCGGTGATGGCGGCCATCGTTTTCTCGGGAGCGACCCCGGTGTTTGTCCATCCCGAAGTCGATCATGAATTCGGCATTTCCCACGGCATTTCCCCCGGCGCCGTGAAACGGGCGCTGGAAGAACATCCCGACGCCAAGGCCGTGTTGGTCATCAATCCGACCTATTTCGGGGTTTGCTGCCATTTGCGGCAAATTGTCGACATCGCCCATTCTTACGGGGTGCCCGTCCTGGTGGACGAGGCCCACGGCGCCCACATCCATTTTCACGAAAGGCTGCCTCTTTCCTCCATGCAGGCGGGTGCGGATATGGCCGCAACAAGCGTCCATAAATTGGGCGGATCGATGACGCAAAGTTCGATTTTAAACGTCAAGGAAGGGCTCGTCAATGTCGACCGGGTCCGCGCCGTCCTAAGCATGCTGACGACCACCTCCACCTCCTACCTGCTCATGGCCTCCTTGGATGCGGCCCGGAAACAGCTGGCCACCCGGGGAAGGGAACTGCTGGAAAAAACCATCGGCCTGGCCGATTATTTGCGGGAAGAAATCAATAAAATCCCTCCCCTGCGTTGCATGGGCAAGGAAATCTTGGGGAGCGGAGCGGTCCATGACTTGGATCCGACCAAGCTGACCATCTGCGTCAAAGACTTGGGAATTTCCGGCCACGATGCGGAAAAATATTTGCGGGAAGCCCATAACATCGAAGTGGAGCTTTCCGATTTGTACAACGTGCTGTGCATCATCACGTTCGGGGATACAAAAAGGGAAGCGGACCTTTTGATCGAAGCTTTGAAGGACATGGTAAAAACCTTCCTTCCCCAGGCGGCGAAAAAGGACGTCCAGGTCCTGCTCCCGGAAATACCGAAACTCGCCCTTTCCCCGAGGGAAGCCTTTTACGCGGAAACGGAAGCCGTCCCCTTTGAAAAATCCGCGGGGCGCATCAGCGCCGAATTCGTCATGGTTTATCCCCCGGGCATCCCGATCTTCATCCCCGGTGAAATGATCACCGAAGAAAACCTGTACTATATTCAAAAAAATATGGAAGCGGGTCTTCCGGTGCAGGGACCGGAAGACCGGGAACTGAAATGGCTGCGCGTCATAAAAGAATAG
- a CDS encoding GapA-binding peptide SR1P, which translates to MSGLGILVCQECNATIEYFEDEKVSVLYGKCPHPHCRGEEDGDE; encoded by the coding sequence GTGAGCGGATTGGGCATTCTTGTCTGCCAGGAATGCAACGCAACCATCGAGTATTTTGAAGACGAAAAAGTTTCCGTACTGTACGGGAAATGTCCTCATCCCCATTGCCGAGGGGAGGAAGACGGGGATGAATAA
- a CDS encoding NAD(P)H-dependent flavin oxidoreductase, protein MNWTTRVTELLNIRYPIIQGGLAHLAYSELAAAVSNAGGLGQITAMSLESPEKLREEIRKVRQLTDKPFGVNFAIGQHGRPFLDYLQVAVDEKVPVVSVTGGNPTPFFQALEGVKVKKLVLVAAKRQAQKAEELGADAVMVVGQEGGGHIGKHDLSTFVLVPQVVDAVSIPVIASGGIGDGRGLMAALCLGAEGIEMGTRFVATKECVHAHEKYKEALVNGDETSTVIIKRSLGAPARVLHNSWAERILELERENATYEQLKDYISGEANKRFAWEGKTEEGFVWAGQVVGLIKDVPSVAELFARMIREAEEIRKKWMREPGV, encoded by the coding sequence ATGAACTGGACTACCCGAGTAACGGAACTGTTAAACATCCGCTATCCGATCATCCAGGGAGGGCTTGCCCATTTGGCATACAGCGAACTGGCCGCCGCCGTATCGAACGCGGGGGGGCTTGGCCAGATTACCGCCATGTCCCTTGAAAGCCCGGAGAAATTGCGGGAAGAGATCCGGAAAGTGAGGCAGCTGACCGATAAACCTTTCGGGGTGAATTTTGCCATCGGGCAGCACGGCCGTCCTTTCTTGGATTATTTGCAGGTGGCGGTCGACGAAAAGGTTCCCGTCGTTTCCGTAACCGGCGGCAACCCGACGCCCTTTTTCCAGGCGCTCGAGGGAGTGAAGGTGAAGAAGCTGGTGCTGGTGGCCGCCAAGCGGCAGGCGCAGAAGGCGGAAGAGCTCGGCGCGGATGCGGTCATGGTGGTCGGCCAAGAAGGAGGGGGCCACATCGGCAAGCATGATTTGTCCACCTTCGTATTGGTTCCCCAAGTGGTCGATGCCGTCTCCATTCCCGTGATCGCCTCGGGCGGGATCGGCGACGGACGCGGACTGATGGCTGCCCTTTGTTTGGGGGCGGAAGGGATTGAAATGGGCACCCGCTTCGTGGCCACGAAGGAATGCGTCCATGCTCACGAAAAATATAAGGAAGCCCTTGTGAACGGGGATGAAACGAGCACCGTCATCATCAAGCGTTCGCTGGGAGCGCCGGCCAGGGTCCTGCATAACAGCTGGGCGGAGCGGATCCTTGAATTGGAACGGGAAAACGCCACCTATGAGCAATTAAAGGACTATATATCCGGGGAAGCGAACAAACGGTTCGCCTGGGAAGGAAAAACGGAAGAAGGTTTCGTCTGGGCGGGGCAGGTCGTCGGCCTGATCAAGGATGTCCCTTCCGTAGCGGAGCTTTTTGCCCGAATGATCAGGGAAGCGGAGGAAATCCGGAAAAAATGGATGCGGGAACCGGGCGTTTGA
- the lpdA gene encoding dihydrolipoyl dehydrogenase: MVVGDFPIEKDTIVIGAGPGGYVAAIRAAQLGQKVTVIEKGELGGVCLNVGCIPSKALINAAHKYADAKESGDIGIFAENVKVDFSKVQEWKAGVVKRLTSGVGTLLKGNKVEVVKGEAYFVDANTLRVINGDSAQTFTFKNVIIATGSRPIELPAFKFSKRVLDSTGALNLPEIPKKMVIIGGGYIGTELGSAYANFGTEIVIIEGADEILPGFEKQMSALVKKNLKKKGATIITKALAKGVEEKEDGVVVTYEADGKEERVEADYVLVTVGRRPNTDDIGLEQIGVEFVGKGLIKVDEQCRTNIPNIYAIGDIVPGPALAHKASYEGKVAAEAISGHPSAVDYLAIPAVCFSDPELATVGYTEEQAKAEGIEVTVGKFPFAANGRSLALNNSDGFLKLVTRKEDGLVIGGQIAGPGASDMIAEIGLAIEAGVTAEDIAMTIHAHPTLGEITMEAAEAALGSPIHILK, translated from the coding sequence ATGGTAGTTGGAGATTTTCCGATTGAAAAGGACACCATAGTCATCGGGGCCGGTCCCGGCGGGTATGTGGCGGCGATCCGCGCGGCCCAGCTCGGCCAAAAGGTAACCGTCATCGAAAAGGGGGAACTCGGCGGCGTCTGCTTGAACGTCGGCTGCATCCCTTCCAAAGCCTTGATCAATGCCGCCCATAAGTATGCGGACGCGAAAGAATCGGGTGACATCGGCATCTTTGCGGAAAACGTGAAGGTGGACTTTTCCAAGGTTCAAGAATGGAAGGCCGGTGTCGTCAAAAGGCTGACCAGCGGCGTAGGCACCTTGTTAAAGGGAAATAAGGTGGAAGTGGTCAAAGGGGAAGCCTATTTTGTCGATGCCAACACGCTGCGGGTCATCAACGGCGATTCCGCCCAAACCTTCACCTTTAAAAATGTCATCATCGCAACCGGTTCACGGCCGATCGAATTGCCCGCCTTCAAGTTTTCGAAACGGGTGCTCGATTCGACCGGCGCCTTGAATCTCCCCGAGATCCCGAAGAAGATGGTCATCATCGGCGGGGGCTACATCGGCACGGAACTCGGCTCCGCCTACGCCAATTTTGGCACGGAAATCGTCATCATTGAAGGGGCGGACGAAATTTTGCCCGGCTTTGAAAAACAAATGTCCGCCCTCGTGAAAAAGAACTTAAAGAAAAAAGGCGCGACCATCATTACGAAGGCTTTGGCGAAGGGCGTGGAAGAAAAGGAAGACGGGGTCGTCGTCACCTATGAAGCGGACGGAAAGGAAGAAAGAGTGGAAGCCGATTACGTCCTGGTGACCGTCGGCAGACGCCCGAACACGGATGACATCGGATTGGAACAAATCGGCGTCGAATTTGTCGGCAAAGGCCTGATCAAAGTGGACGAACAATGCCGCACAAACATCCCGAACATTTACGCCATCGGCGATATCGTCCCCGGCCCCGCCCTCGCCCATAAGGCATCCTATGAAGGGAAAGTGGCCGCGGAAGCGATCAGCGGGCACCCGTCCGCCGTCGACTACCTGGCTATCCCTGCGGTGTGCTTCTCCGATCCGGAATTGGCCACCGTCGGCTATACGGAAGAGCAGGCGAAGGCGGAAGGAATTGAAGTGACCGTCGGGAAGTTCCCCTTTGCGGCCAACGGCCGTTCCCTTGCCTTGAACAATTCCGACGGTTTCCTGAAGCTCGTCACCCGGAAGGAAGACGGTTTGGTCATCGGCGGGCAAATCGCCGGCCCCGGCGCTTCCGATATGATCGCCGAAATCGGTTTGGCCATCGAAGCGGGGGTAACGGCCGAAGATATCGCCATGACCATTCACGCCCATCCGACCCTCGGCGAAATCACGATGGAAGCCGCGGAAGCCGCTTTAGGATCGCCGATCCATATCTTGAAATAA